The following are from one region of the Nicotiana tomentosiformis chromosome 7, ASM39032v3, whole genome shotgun sequence genome:
- the LOC108948098 gene encoding zinc finger BED domain-containing protein RICESLEEPER 2-like: MASQNEENLPASSSNAISLDDESQRPLQQDEVELGKRRYSRAWKHFKPVKDNGISYGLCKYCDRRYKNARNCGTKSMLDHIPKCPNRPRDVQNEGDTGGSYFDQDISRKQLAHAIILHEYPLSIVDHVGFRNFVASIQPMFKMVSRNTIKNDIIKFFDNLKSQTSKLLEKVTSRIAITTDMWTSNSNKKGFMAITGHFIDDSWRLQSHILRFAYVPAPHDKDALCGALVNCLFDWNLERKISTITVDNSSTNNAMIKTLLDEKLNKKDLLLTGRVFHVRCAAHILNLIMQEGLKVIGDSISKVRDSVLYWIGSAGRIERFEEAARLVHCSSEEQWSNAEDVSDKLILFYRITEQFSGTQYPTSSQYFTKVCEIKLELEAWVKEFNPLISDMASAMLLKFKKYWDDLHILMGVAAIFDPRYKMRLVEFFLPLIYGEEASTKIQEVRSNCYNLFQDYKSKLSGPHDSLASSSSEVTSFIEGDRLSSFDRFVASSGAIVETRSELDMYLEEGLLPRTPSFDNLSWWKTNGLKFPTLQKMARDLLAIPVSIVASESAFSTSGRLISPHRSRLHPTTLEALMCARTWLWNDLNGLSSTIDKVSCPTLLDEEEEPDSSGLSQHC, from the exons ATGGCATCTCAAAATGAAGAGAATCTACCAGCTTCATCTTCTAATGCCATTTCCTTAGACGATGAGAGTCAAAGGCCTTTACAACAAGATGAAGTTGAACTGGGAAAAAGAAGATATTCCCGAGCATGGAAGCATTTCAAGCCGGTGAAGGATAATGGTATTTCATATGGTCTTTGTAAGTATTGCGATCGCCGATATAAAAATGCTAGGAATTGTGGGACAAAATCTATGTTAGATCACATACCTAAGTGTCCTAACAGGCCAAGAGATGTACAAAATGAGGGTGATACCGGGGGTAGTTATTTTGATCAAGATATTTCACGTAAACAACTTGCACATGCCATTATTTTACACGAGTATCCACTCTCTATAGTTGATCATGTGGGATTTAGGAACTTTGTTGCGAGTATCCAACCTATGTTTAAGATGGTTTCTAGAAATACAATCAAGAATGACATAATAAAATTTTTTGACAATTTGAAATCGCAAACTTCTAAGTTGTTGGAGAAAGTCACGAGTAGAATTGCAATAACAACCGATATGTGGACTTCCAATAGTAACAAAAAAGGGTTCATGGCTATTACTGGTCATTTCATTGATGATTCATGGAGGCTTCAAAGTCATATTCTGAGATTTGCTTATGTCCCTGCTCCACATGATAAAGATGCTTTGTGTGGTGCTTTGGTTAATTGTTTGTTTGATTGGAATCTTGAACGAAAAATATCAACTATCACAGTTGATAATTCTAGCACAAACAATGCTATGATTAAAACTTTATTGGATGAGAAACTTAATAAAAAAGATTTGTTGTTGACTGGTCGAGTATTTCATGTGCGTTGTGCTGCacatattttaaatttaattatgCAAGAAGGGTTAAAGGTTATAGGAGATAGTATTAGCAAAGTGCGTGATAGTGTCTTGTATTGGATTGGATCAGCTGGCAGAATTGAGAGGTTTGAAGAAGCTGCACGTTTGGTTCACTGTTCTT CTGAAGAGCAATGGAGTAATGCAGAAGATGTTTCTGATAAGCTCATACTTTTTTATCGTATCACCGAACAATTTTCAGGAACTCAATATCCAACATCCAGTCAATACTTTACAAAAGTTTGTGAAATTAAGCTAGAATTGGAAGCTTGGGTGAAGGAGTTTAATCCTTTGATTAGCGATATGGCTTCTGCGATGttgttgaaatttaaaaaatattgggATGATCTGCATATTTTGATGGGAGTAGCTGCAATCTTTGATCCACGGTACAAGATGAGGTTGGTAGAGTTCTTTCTtccactaatttatggtgaagaAGCTTCAACTAAAATTCAAGAAGTTCGATCCAATTGTTATAATCTCTTTCAAGATTATAAGAGTAAATTATCTGGTCCACATGATTCATTAGCTTCTAGTTCTAGTGAAGTCACTAGTTTTATTGAGGGTGATCGGCTTTCGAGCTTTGATAGATTTGTTGCTTCGAGTGGAGCTATCGTGGAGACAAGATCAGAGTTGGATATGTACTTAGAAGAAGGCCTACTACCTCGAACTCCTTCATTTGACAATTTGAGTTGGTGGAAGACAAATGGATTGAAATTTCCTACATTGCAAAAAATGGCACGTGATCTCTTAGCCATTCCCGTGTCTATTGTTGCTTCAGAATCGGCATTTAGCACCAGTGGGAGGTTGATTAGCCCACATCGGAGTAGACTCCATCCCACTACTTTGGAAGCTTTAATGTGTGCTCGCACGTGGTTATGGAATGACTTAAATG GTTTGTCTTCAACGATTGATAAAGTTTCATGTCCAACATTGCTTGATGAAGAGGAAGAGCCGGATTCAAGTGGTTTATCGCAACATTGCTAA